The window AAATTATTATTGACCCCAAAATGGCTTTTGGTACAGGACATCACGAAACTACATCCATGGTAATGGAAACAATGCTCGGCTTTGATTTTAATAACAAACTCGTTGCCGATATTGGTGCCGGAACAGGAATACTGAGTATTTTAGCTTCAAAACTTGGCGCTACAAGCATTGCAGCGGTAGATATTGACGAGTGGCCTTATGAAAGTATTTTAGAAAATTCTTTCCTCAATCAAATAGAAAACATTACTGCTTATAAAGGAACGGTAGACTTATTTAAAAATTTGCAGTTCGATATTGTATTGGCAAATATCAATAAAAATGTAATTCTACAAGATGTGCAAAAGTACTACGAAATACTTAATAAAGGCGGACTGCTTATACTGAGCGGATTTTACGAAGCTGATTGTCCGGATATTTTAGCGCAAACAACAAAATTAAATTTAAAAGAAATAAAACGTTTGGTTAAGAATAACTGGACGTGCTTAACATTGCAATTTTAAGAAAAATGAATTTGAAAAAAATTACTGTTTATATCTTGCTGAGTCTATTCTCGGGTGTTTTGATTGGGCAAACCCAAATTAAAAGTTTTACAGAAGAGCCTGTGAAATTTATGGACGAGCTAAAAGATTTTTTTCAGCAAAATAGTTCTGATAAGGGTGCTGCAGATGATTTTGCTGATGATTTTGAAAAATTTTGGAAGCTTAATAAACTTAATCCGGATCAAACAAAAGCTGTTTATACAACTTGTAATTTAATGCTAAAAAAGCGCTTGCGTGCCATGGTAGAGTTTAAATCCTACTTAACATGTATTATGAATTTTGCAAACACAAATCAGTCGTTAGGAAATTTTAAAACATGGAGTTTTTGTGTGGAGAAAATTTTAAATGGAAAAGCTATAAAAAACTTTACCGACTACCTAACAATGAGCGAGTCGTTGTTTTATTCAAATTCATTTTATAAATCGCCTACGTACGAATGGGCGTCTAATAACTCTAATTACGTATTTGAATACGATAGTGTGCCCAAAGTTGTATTTCCTAGTTTAAATTTAAGTTGTTACAATTCTAAGTCAGATAGCACTGTTATTCAAAGTACGCAAGGAGTTTATTTTCCTTTCTCTCAAAAATTTATTGGTAAGGGAGGGCGGTTCGATTGGACTCGTGTTGGTTCCGACCCAAATGTTGTGTATGCTGAAATAAAAAAATATGAAATAATTTGCAAGGCAGGTGGCTTTACAATCGACTCTGTTACGTTTTATCATAAGCAATATTTTACAAAACCACTAAAAGGTGTTATCACAGAAAAAATGATTTCTGAAGATAAAAGTATTGCTTCTTATCCGCGTTTCGAGTCGTACGACAAACGCCTTCAAATTCCCAATGTAGCATTAAATGTAGATTATGATGGAGGTTTTGCTATGCGTGGTTCAAAGTTTATGGGTGCGGGTAGTAATGCCGAGGATGCATATTTAAAATTCAAAAGAAACGATAAATATTTTATAGTAGCTGGCTCTAAGCAGTTTGCCATTACTAAAGAAAAATTGTATTCGGACAACTCGAACGTACTTATCTTTTTGGAGAATGATACCATATCTCATCCTGGTTTAAGTTTAACATATTTGATACCCAAAAATCAACTATCGTTGATTCGAGTAGAAGATGGTTTAGGCAAGACTCCATTCTTCAATACGTTTCATGCGGTAGATATGTATTTTGAAGAGTTGTCATGGAAAACGGATGAGCCCACCATTAATTTAAAATCCTTAACAGGTAGTAGTACTATAGAAGCAGATTTCGAATCAAATAATTACTATAAGCAAAATCGCTATGACCGCCTGATGGGAATGGATGGATCGCATCCATTGCCAAGAATAAGAGACTATATTGTTAAAGCCAATGGAGGAAATAGAGAAGTAAATGTAATTGAGTTGGCAAAATACATGAAGATTACTGCTGATAATTTGCGCCCAATGCTTGTAACGTTTGCAAGTAAAGGGTTTTTAACGTATTTCACTGCCGAAGATAGAATAATTGTAAAACAACGCTTGTTTAATTATATCTCAAACAGAGCCGGGAAGACAGATTACGATGTTATTTCTTTTCACTCGGAAATAAAAGGAGTGCCAAATGCAAGCATTAATTTATTGAATTATGATATTACGTTGCGAGGTATTTCTTCTATACTACTTTCCGACTCTCAGCAAGTATTTATTTATCCCAAAGACAAGCAAATTATACTTAAAAAGAATAGAGATTTTCTGTTTGCAGGTATCATTAATGCGGGTAAATTCGAGTTTTGGGGCAAAGAATTTTCTTTTGAATACGATAAGTTTAAAATTAATTTAACTCAGGTGGATTCGCTTAGAATTAAAGTGGAATCTTTCGAACCTAATGAAAGAGGCGAGTATCCATTGGTGAGAGTTAAAAGTATTGTCGAAAATATTACGGGTGATTTGCTAATTGATCATCCTAAAAATAAATCTGGAATCAAAGAATTTGTGCAATATCCTATTTTCAATAGTTTCAAGGAGTCATATGTTTTTTATGATAAAAAATCTAAACCGGGTAAGTTGTACAATAGGAGTAATTTCTATTTTAAATTGGAGCCTTTTACAATTGATAGTTTAGATAATTTTTCTAACAAGGCACTCTCCTTTAAAGGAACATTTGCATCAGCAGGAATTTTTCCAAGTTTCGAGGAAAAACTTTCACTTCAATCTGATTACTCTTTGGGTTTTGTTAGAAATACACCACCCGATGGATTTGCATTGTACGAAGGGAAAGGTAAGTTCATGAACAAAATTAATTTAAGTAATAATGGCTTAAAAGGAGATGGAGATATAAAGTATGTTACGTCTACAACAAAATCAAACGATATCATTTTTTTCCCGGATTCTATGAATGCCCACGGTCAAAATTTTAATGTGGAAGAGCAAAAAGGAGGTAAAGTTGAATTTCCGCAAGTTAAAGGAGAAAATGTGTATGTGCATTGGATGCCTAAGAAAGATTATATGCACATTTCCAATAAAGAAAAACCGTTCACAACATATAATGGACAAGCCGATTTTTATGGTAGATACACACTTACTCCGGATTTATTGTCAGGAAATGGAAAATCTACCTTCTCCGGAGCTGAACTGGAATCTAATAACATTGCATTCAAAAATATGACTTTTGATGCAGATACATCTGATTTCCGTCTTAAAGCAACACAGCAAACTACGGATAATGCATTGGCTTTCTCTACCAAAAATGTAAATGCACATATCGATTTTACTACTCGTTCGGGCGAGTTTAAGTCAAATGGAAAAGGTTCTGTTGTAAATTTCCCTCAAAACCAATATATGTGTTTCATGGATCAGTTTAAATGGTTTATGGATAAAAGCGATATAGAACTTGGTTCCAGTAAAAAAGTGGATGATAGAACAGATGTGGAGTTAACCGGTTCGGAGTTTATTTCTACGCACCCAAAACAAGATTCTTTAAAGTTTGTAGCCCCATATGCAAAATACGATACCAAAAACTATATTATTACTGCTAAAGAAGTGAAGCATATTAATGTAGCCGATGCTAGAGTATTTCCAGATAGTGGGGTGGTTGTGATAGAAAAAAATGCCGTAATGAAAACGTTGAAAAACGCAAGAATCATGGCTAATACTGTTACCAAGCATCATAATTTGTACGATTGTACTGTGAATATTTATGCTAAGAAGAGTTATTCTGGATCAGGCTATTATGATTATGTAGATGAGTTGAAGAAAAAACAATCTATTTATTTTAGTAATATTTCTGTAGATACAACCTATCAAACCTTTGCATCTACAGAAATTGGTGAGGATAAGGGATTTACGCTTAGTCCGCATTTTGATTACAAAGGAAAAGCATCCTTGTATGCTTCCAAACCAGCACTTTTATTTGCAGGAGCAGCACGAATTCATCAACCATGTGAGTCTGTAAAATCCAGTTGGTTGAAATTTTCAGATGAAATTAATCCGAATCAAATTTATATACCTGTATCTGCTACTCCAGAAGATTATGAGGGTAATAGTATCCATTCATCACTAATGTTGGCAAACGATTCAGCCCATGTGTATTCTGCATTCTTGTCTAAGGCAAGAACAAAAAGCGACCCGGAGGTATTTCCCTCTGAAGGTTTCTTAACATTTGATAAAACAACTCAGGAGTATCGAATATCTAATAAAGAAAAGCTTACCGAAATAAACATGCCTGGAAATTACTTAAGCATCAATACAAAATCGTGTATTGTAAAAGCAGAAGGTAAATTAAACTGGGGCACAGATTACGGTCAAATTAAAGTAAACACGGTAGGTGTAGCCAAACAGTATTTAATTCCTGACTCGGTTGTGTTTGAAGTAATGATGGGACTGAATTTCTTTTTTGACGATAATGCGTTGGGTAAGATGGCCGATGAAATTGGTATTTATTTTACGAATCTTCCGCTTACTGACTTCTCCAGGCCATTGTATGAAAAGGGATTGCGTGAGTTGGTAGGAAAAGCCGAGGCAGATAAATTAATATCTCAGGTAAATCTTTACGGTTCATTCAAAAAATTCCCTGATGAATTAAAATATTCAATTTTGTTTAATGATTTAAAATTCAAATGGAATCCAACTACAAAATCATATTTATCGGTAGGTAAAATTGGAGTTGGAAGTATTCTTAAAACTCAGGTAAACAAATATGTTGATGGTTTTATAGAGATTGAAAGAAAGAAAAGTGGCGATAACTTAAATATTTATTTGGAGTTAGATGGAACTAATTGGTATTATTTTAACTATTCAAGAGGTTTAATGCAAGCTATTTCATCGAACGAAAGTTTCAATAACATTATAAAGGAACTTAAATCGGATAAGCGTCAGATGAAAACGGAAAAAGGGCAAGCTGCCTATCAATTTAATTTATCTAACCTAAATAAGAAAACGCAGTTTATTAAGAGGGTAAATCAAGTTAATGCGGAGGAAGAGGAATACAAAGAACCTAAATAGTTTTTAGTAGGGTTATTATATAATGCAAAAAGCAGGACTAATTGTCCTGCTTTTTAGTTATAATTCGGCTGTGATTAGGATAAATCCCCCCAGAATACCCCAACCACAACCGAGCTTATGAGATTACAGTTAATATATTGTAAAACACTGTTACTAACACTAAAAATACACTTACATCTTTTGATGTTTTGTTGTCTATCTTCTTTGCAATTGTTTTCATGGTGCCCTCCTTTTTTAGAATTTGTTTCTTTTAACAATATTACCATCAATTTGTGGTGATTACAATCAGCGTTTTACGAACGGTAGGTTTTGTTTAATAAACGGTAAAAATGGTCTGTTTCAGAAAATTTTCATCGATATAGGGCTCGTCAGAATTGTATGCTCCTTGTAAAATTAGAGCTTTAAGATCCCCCGTTTTATCAGCCATTTAAAAACAGAAACGCTCAGCTATTGCCGAGCGTTTCTGTCATTCTGAACCTTAAAAACAAAACTACATCCCCCAAAGAGTTAAGTCTTTAAATTTCACGAATTGAAGTATAAAATTGCGTTTATTACATGATAAAAAATAAAGCCAGCTGTTCCAAGAATTAATAGTGCATTAATAATATCAGCTGCATTAATTCTACTTGTTTCTTTCTTGTTTATTGTTGCCGTTTTCATGATGTTCTCCTTTCTTTTTAGTTTGTTTTGCGTTCTTTTAATAAAGATACATTCGCTTTTTTCGCAAAGCTATTGCGGTTGTACAAACGGTAAGTTTTGTTAAATGAATGGTCTAATTCATTCTGTTGTAGTATTTTTAATTGAATTGTTCGATTGTGATTAGGTTAGAAAGGTCTTGGATTTATTTAATTATGTATGTTGGTTGGATGTTTTACTTGTAACTTTTGAGAAGTGGTATTCGTCCAATGTTAAAAAGAAGTAGTGCTGAGATTGTCAAACTTTTTTTAGTTACACTACTCTTTTTTTAAAATTAGTGGTATATTTAAGACTTAAAATTTAATAATTACAAAAAATGATTAAAAAAGTACTATTTGCGGCTTGTTTAGCCTCAGTTTTTTCGATAAATGCACAAGTAACTGTTACTTTCCCTAATGGAGGAGAAACATTACCATCAGGAATACCTGCATTCATTACTTGGGACGATTCTCAAACATCTGCCCCAACATCAGATATTTATTTGTCTCTTAATGGTGGTGCTAACTGGACTTTAGTTTCAGCTGGTGAGTCTAATTTAGGTATAGGTTTTTCTCTTTATTCTTGGTCGGTGCCAAGTACTACTTCTACCTCAGCTCTTATTAAGGTTGATGATGGAGTAGGTGCAGATCAAAGCGATGCTGTATTTACTATTGGAGGAGGGCTTCCTAATTCCGTGCAATCAATTAATGGTGTTGCTTCTGTTAAAGCATTTTTTGCTAATAACGAATTAAATATTTCTAATATAGAAAAGGCATCCTTTAACAACTTAAAAGTTTATGATGTTACAGGCAATTTGGTGTTTAAGTCAGATGCATACTCAAATGCTTATTCTGTTAACGATTTTAAATCGGGTATTTATCTTATTCAAATAGCAGACAAGAATAACAATATTGTTACAAAGAAAATAGTTAAATAACAATCTAATTAATTAATAAAAAAAGTTGTTTGTAGTATTACAAGCAACTTTTTTTATTTTTATACCTACATGTCAACAGTTAAAGAGAATTCAATGGATAAAGAGTGGGATTTGGTTATAAAACCAAAATCTTCTTTGTTTGATATTGATGTTAAAGAGGTTTTAAAATACAAGGATTTGTTGATGATGTTTGTAAAGAGAGATTTTATTTCTGTTTACAAACAAACAATTCTGGGCCCTATTTGGTTTTTTATTCAACCCATATTTACAACCATTACTTTTACTATAGTATTTGGCACTATTGCTAAGATATCAACGGAATCTATTCCTGCGCCTTTGTTTTATTTAGCCGGAATTACCTTGTGGAATTATTTTTCAGAATGTCTTAATAAAACATCCGATGTATTTACTACCAATGCCTCTATTTTTGGCAAGGTATATTTTCCAAGATTAGTTGTTCCAATTTCAATTATTGTATCTAATCTGCTAAAATTAGCAGTTCAGTTTGCCCTGTTTTTAGGACTTTGGTTTTATTATTTAGCATCAGATGTTTATGCCATTCATCCGCAGTATGGCTACATGATTTTACTTCCGTTTCTTATTCTTATTATGGCACTAATTGGTTTAGGATCGGGTATTATTCTTTCTGCATTAACAACAAAATACCGCGATTTAAAATTTCTGATTTCGTTTGGAGTTCAATTGCTAATGTACGCAACTCCTATTGTTTATCCGCTTTCGAGTGCCACTGGAAAAATTAAAATGATTTTATTGCTGAATCCAATTACAAGTGTAATAGAACTATTCAAATTTATGTTTTTGGGTGTAGGAAGCTTTAACCCAATGTATTTAATTTATGCTACCGTGTTTTCTATTTTAGTGTTTGTTTTAGGCGTTTTAATCTTTAACAAAGTAGAGAAAAACTTTATGGATGTAGTTTAAAATGACAAAACCCTCAAGCAATATATTTAAAGCTGAAACTTTCGTCAGTCAAGCAAATAAAGAGAGTTTGCTTAAACAAAAAGCAGTGGTTGTTTGGTTGTTTGGTCTTTCTGGTGCAGGGAAAAGTACTATTGCAGTGGAGTTGGAAAATAAATTATACAAAGAAGGATTCTTAACTAAACTACTGGATGGAGATAATTTAAGGCTAGGATTGAATAAGGGGTTGGGTTTTACAGATGATGATAGAGCTGAGAATTTAAGGCGTTCGGCTGAAGTCGCAAAACTTTTTTACGAATGTGGAATAGTTACCATCTGTTCATTCATTACTCCTCTTGCTTCTCATAGAGAAATTGTAAAAAATATCGTAGGAGATGGTTTGTCCTTTGTTTATATCAACTGCGAAAAGGAAATATGCGAAAAAAGAGATGTAAAAGGATTGTACGCCAAAGCTCGCAATGCCGAAATTGTTGGCTTTACAGGAGTAGGTTCTAGTTTTGAAGTTCCTTCAGCTTCGGATTTAGTAATAGATACATCCAATAAATCAATAGCACAATCGGTTGAAGAATTGTACCAATACATAGTCGCTAAAATTAAAATTTAACTGGTATGTCTTACAATCTACCTTATTTAAAACAGCTAGAGGCAGAGTCGATTTTTATTATTAGAGAAGCTTTTGCTCAATTTGAAAATCCAGCCATCCTCTTTTCAGGCGGTAAAGATTCCATTGTATTAGTTCATTTATGTCGTAAGGCATTTTATCCATCAAGAATTCCTTTCCCTTTAGTGCATATTGATACAGGCCATAATTTTTTAGAAGCAATCGATTTTAGAGATTATTTGGTGGATAAATTGGGTGTAAAGTTAGTTGTGGGTTATGTGGAGGATTCAATTAAAGAAGGCAAGGTTACAGATGAAAAAGGAATAAACAGCAGCCGTAATGTGTTGCAAACTGTTACATTACTTGATACAATTGAAAAATATAAATTTGATGCTGCGCTTGGCGGAGCAAGGCGTGACGAAGAGAAAGCGAGGGCAAAAGAAAGATTTTTTTCACATCGTGATGAATTTGGACAATGGGATCCTAAAAATCAACGCCCGGAGTTGTGGCAATTATTCAATGGAAAGAAGCATCAAGGGGAACATTTTAGGGTGTTTCCTCTTAGTAATTGGACAGAATTGGATGTTTGGAACTATATAAAGCAAGAAAATTTAGAACTCCCTTCTATTTACTTTTCCCATATTCGCTCTTGTTTTAAACGAGATAACGTAATTTTAGCGTATTCCGATTTTATGGTGTTAAAAGACACAGAAACCCCAGTAGATATGACAGTTCGATTTAGAACAGTTGGTGATATGACTTGTACCGGAGCCGTACTTTCTAAAGCTTCTACAATAGACGAAATAATTCATGAAATAGAGCAGAGTAGTACCACAGAACGAGGCACACGCTTTGACGATCAACGCTCCGAAGCAGCGATGGAGGACAGAAAAAAAAGTGGATATTTTTAAACTATGAGCTCTACAAACAACATAGATTTATTGCGCTTTGCAACAGCAGGTAGTGTGGATGATGGCAAGAGTACGCTTAT is drawn from Bacteroidota bacterium and contains these coding sequences:
- the prmA gene encoding 50S ribosomal protein L11 methyltransferase produces the protein MDYIEFDFTVSPLEPHAEILTTNLAELGFDSFVDTEKGFLAYIPQNVFTKDVIKSIGEFYNSEVSVTYTYRAIQQQNWNKIWEDNFKPIVVADKCAVRATFHEPMKFPYEIIIDPKMAFGTGHHETTSMVMETMLGFDFNNKLVADIGAGTGILSILASKLGATSIAAVDIDEWPYESILENSFLNQIENITAYKGTVDLFKNLQFDIVLANINKNVILQDVQKYYEILNKGGLLILSGFYEADCPDILAQTTKLNLKEIKRLVKNNWTCLTLQF
- a CDS encoding T9SS type A sorting domain-containing protein; amino-acid sequence: MIKKVLFAACLASVFSINAQVTVTFPNGGETLPSGIPAFITWDDSQTSAPTSDIYLSLNGGANWTLVSAGESNLGIGFSLYSWSVPSTTSTSALIKVDDGVGADQSDAVFTIGGGLPNSVQSINGVASVKAFFANNELNISNIEKASFNNLKVYDVTGNLVFKSDAYSNAYSVNDFKSGIYLIQIADKNNNIVTKKIVK
- a CDS encoding ABC transporter permease, producing the protein MSTVKENSMDKEWDLVIKPKSSLFDIDVKEVLKYKDLLMMFVKRDFISVYKQTILGPIWFFIQPIFTTITFTIVFGTIAKISTESIPAPLFYLAGITLWNYFSECLNKTSDVFTTNASIFGKVYFPRLVVPISIIVSNLLKLAVQFALFLGLWFYYLASDVYAIHPQYGYMILLPFLILIMALIGLGSGIILSALTTKYRDLKFLISFGVQLLMYATPIVYPLSSATGKIKMILLLNPITSVIELFKFMFLGVGSFNPMYLIYATVFSILVFVLGVLIFNKVEKNFMDVV
- the cysC gene encoding adenylyl-sulfate kinase; translation: MTKPSSNIFKAETFVSQANKESLLKQKAVVVWLFGLSGAGKSTIAVELENKLYKEGFLTKLLDGDNLRLGLNKGLGFTDDDRAENLRRSAEVAKLFYECGIVTICSFITPLASHREIVKNIVGDGLSFVYINCEKEICEKRDVKGLYAKARNAEIVGFTGVGSSFEVPSASDLVIDTSNKSIAQSVEELYQYIVAKIKI
- the cysD gene encoding sulfate adenylyltransferase subunit CysD; translation: MSYNLPYLKQLEAESIFIIREAFAQFENPAILFSGGKDSIVLVHLCRKAFYPSRIPFPLVHIDTGHNFLEAIDFRDYLVDKLGVKLVVGYVEDSIKEGKVTDEKGINSSRNVLQTVTLLDTIEKYKFDAALGGARRDEEKARAKERFFSHRDEFGQWDPKNQRPELWQLFNGKKHQGEHFRVFPLSNWTELDVWNYIKQENLELPSIYFSHIRSCFKRDNVILAYSDFMVLKDTETPVDMTVRFRTVGDMTCTGAVLSKASTIDEIIHEIEQSSTTERGTRFDDQRSEAAMEDRKKSGYF